One window from the genome of Glycine soja cultivar W05 chromosome 12, ASM419377v2, whole genome shotgun sequence encodes:
- the LOC114380473 gene encoding zinc finger CCCH domain-containing protein 53-like isoform X1 produces MDGYEATRIVFSRIQNLDPENASKIMGVLLLQDHGEKEMIRLAFGPEALVHSVILKARKELGLPSNSPPTPSTPPSPSPFISRQNLNTSSRLSGTNIPPALTIPNPSSWPTMSELQTPDDLMSPNHLVVGSSTSSLSLPFYANGGSDPIDEFQLQDQLAFLNDGSPTSTALSHKNNPDMFYPSNSDLSSSPTTAADPTLFPSYGWGGSLHRRSCSVNDACLGTEDPNSGLGWKPCLYFARGYCKNGTSCRFLHGGLGDADAAMVGSPSKIEMMEQCHELLRSKSGQQQRLAAASQLMASSTFPYSPKCMNFLLQQQQNDTQRAAAAALMMSEDLHKFGRSRLERNDFSLNSPGMVNPASRQIYLTFPADSTFREEDVSNYFSIYGPVQDVRIPYQQKRMFGFVTFVYPETVKLILSKGNPHFVCDARVLVKPYKEKGKVPDKYRKLQQQQVDRGDFSPCGTPTGLDARDQFDLQLGGRMFYNTQDMLWRRKLEEQADLQQALELQSRRLMGLQLLDIKKHHQRALSAGSPIPSPTHSPNMFNQNLVPSFHITSEAPKESGSSSAPASIASVSVGQQQVNISVGKEVDVNGENGYDEGNGKQSSSHEDRDLQECLEHNLPDSPFASPTKADGDFMVAFSNGSNEAIDADGLAASANSKFGTSTLLPAASALDMGTFKSFNCQIPRFSSGHGTIGMFAGTGGPIGI; encoded by the exons ATGGATGGTTACGAAGCTACAAGAATTGTGTTTTCACGGATCCAAAACTTGGACCCTGAAAATGCTTCCAAAATCATGGGTGTACTTCTTCTTCAAGACCATGGTGAAAAGGAAATGATTAGACTAGCATTTGGTCCAGAAGCACTTGTTCACTCTGTGATTCTCAAAGCCCGCAAGGAGTTAGGTTTACCTTCGAACTCTCCGCCCACACCCTCCACTCCTCCTTCTCCTTCACCCTTTATTTCTAGGCAAAACTTAAACACTTCTTCAAGGCTCAGTGGCACCAATATCCCTCCTGCTCTCACTATCCCTAACCCTTCTTCATGGCCTACCATGTCTGAGCTTCAAACTCCTGATGATTTGATGAGTCCCAACCATTTAGTTGTTGGCTCTTCTACTTCTTCATTGTCCTTACCCTTTTATGCAAACGGAGGCTCAGATCCAATTGATGAGTTCCAACTTCAAGACCAGCTTGCTTTCCTGAATGATGGTTCTCCAACTAGTACTGCTCTTTCCCACAAGAACAACCCAGATATGTTTTACCCTAGTAACTCAGACTTGTCTTCAAGTCCTACTACTGCTGCTGACCCTACCCTTTTTCCTTCCTATGGTTGGGGAGGGTCTCTTCATCGTAGGAGTTGTTCAGTCAATGATGCTTGTTTGGGCACTGAGGACCCTAATTCTGGGTTGGGATGGAAGCCTTGTCTTTACTTTGCTAGAGGGTACTGTAAAAATGGGACTAGTTGCAGGTTCCTTCATGGTGGACTTGGAGATGCTGATGCTGCAATGGTTGGCTCTCCTAGCAAGATTGAGATGATGGAGCAGTGCCATGAGCTCTTAAGATCCAAATCTGGTCAGCAACAAAGATTGGCTGCTGCTTCTCAGCTCATGGCCTCTTCCACTTTTCCATACTCCCCTAAGTGCATGAATTTCCTGTTGCAGCAGCAACAAAATGATACCCAAAG AGCGGCAGCTGCAGCTCTGATGATGAGTGAGGATTTGCATAAATTTGGACGATCCAGGCttgaaagaaatgatttttctttgaacAGTCCTGGCATGGTAAACCCAGCTTCCAGGCAGATCTACTTGACTTTCCCAGCAGATAGCACTTTCAGGGAGGAAGATGTTTCAAATTACTTCAG CATATATGGTCCAGTCCAAGACGTGAGGATCCCATACCAGCAGAAGCGAATGTTTGGTTTTGTTACCTTTGTTTATCCAGAGACCGTGAAGCTTATTCTATCTAAAGGAAACCCTCATTTTGTGTGTGATGCACGAGTGCTTGTTAAGCCTTACAAGGAGAAGGGCAAAGTCCCAGACAAGTACAG GAAGCTGCAGCAGCAGCAGGTAGATAGAGGAGATTTTTCACCATGTGGTACTCCTACTGGATTAGATGCTAGAGACCAATTTGATCTTCAACTTG GAGGCAGAATGTTCTACAATACTCAAGACATGCTGTGGAGGAGGAAGCTGGAGGAGCAAGCTGATTTGCAGCAAGCTCTTGAGCTACAAAGTAGGAGGCTAATGGGTCTACAACTTCTTGACATCAAGAAGCATCACCAGCGTGCACTTTCCGCCGGAAGCCCAATTCCTTCCCCCACCCATTCTCCTAACATGTTCAACCAAAATCTTGTTCCTTCTTTTCACATCACTTCAGAGGCCCCAAAGG AGAGTGGTTCAAGTTCTGCTCCAGCTAGTATTGCATCAGTTTCTGTTGGTCAACAGCAGGTCAACATTTCTGTTGGCAAGGAAGTGGATGTCAATGGTGAGAATGGGTATGATGAAGGCAATGGCAAGCAGAGCTCTAGTCATGAAGATCGTGATTTGCAAGAATG TTTGGAGCATAATCTCCCTGATAGCCCTTTTGCTTCCCCAACAAAAGCTGATGGAGACTTCATGGTTGCCTTCTCCAATGGATCTAATGAGGCCATTGATGCAGATGGCTTAGCTGCATCTGCCAACTCCAAATTTGGGACTAGCACATTACTTCCTGCAGCGTCTGCTCTTGACAtgggaactttcaaatcctttaatTGCCAAATACCAAG GTTCTCTTCTGGCCATGGAACTATTGGTATGTTCGCAGGCACCGGTGGACCGATTGGCATTTAG
- the LOC114380473 gene encoding zinc finger CCCH domain-containing protein 53-like isoform X2: MDGYEATRIVFSRIQNLDPENASKIMGVLLLQDHGEKEMIRLAFGPEALVHSVILKARKELGLPSNSPPTPSTPPSPSPFISRQNLNTSSRLSGTNIPPALTIPNPSSWPTMSELQTPDDLMSPNHLVVGSSTSSLSLPFYANGGSDPIDEFQLQDQLAFLNDGSPTSTALSHKNNPDMFYPSNSDLSSSPTTAADPTLFPSYGWGGSLHRRSCSVNDACLGTEDPNSGLGWKPCLYFARGYCKNGTSCRFLHGGLGDADAAMVGSPSKIEMMEQCHELLRSKSGQQQRLAAASQLMASSTFPYSPKCMNFLLQQQQNDTQRAAAAALMMSEDLHKFGRSRLERNDFSLNSPGMVNPASRQIYLTFPADSTFREEDVSNYFSIYGPVQDVRIPYQQKRMFGFVTFVYPETVKLILSKGNPHFVCDARVLVKPYKEKGKVPDKKLQQQQVDRGDFSPCGTPTGLDARDQFDLQLGGRMFYNTQDMLWRRKLEEQADLQQALELQSRRLMGLQLLDIKKHHQRALSAGSPIPSPTHSPNMFNQNLVPSFHITSEAPKESGSSSAPASIASVSVGQQQVNISVGKEVDVNGENGYDEGNGKQSSSHEDRDLQECLEHNLPDSPFASPTKADGDFMVAFSNGSNEAIDADGLAASANSKFGTSTLLPAASALDMGTFKSFNCQIPRFSSGHGTIGMFAGTGGPIGI; the protein is encoded by the exons ATGGATGGTTACGAAGCTACAAGAATTGTGTTTTCACGGATCCAAAACTTGGACCCTGAAAATGCTTCCAAAATCATGGGTGTACTTCTTCTTCAAGACCATGGTGAAAAGGAAATGATTAGACTAGCATTTGGTCCAGAAGCACTTGTTCACTCTGTGATTCTCAAAGCCCGCAAGGAGTTAGGTTTACCTTCGAACTCTCCGCCCACACCCTCCACTCCTCCTTCTCCTTCACCCTTTATTTCTAGGCAAAACTTAAACACTTCTTCAAGGCTCAGTGGCACCAATATCCCTCCTGCTCTCACTATCCCTAACCCTTCTTCATGGCCTACCATGTCTGAGCTTCAAACTCCTGATGATTTGATGAGTCCCAACCATTTAGTTGTTGGCTCTTCTACTTCTTCATTGTCCTTACCCTTTTATGCAAACGGAGGCTCAGATCCAATTGATGAGTTCCAACTTCAAGACCAGCTTGCTTTCCTGAATGATGGTTCTCCAACTAGTACTGCTCTTTCCCACAAGAACAACCCAGATATGTTTTACCCTAGTAACTCAGACTTGTCTTCAAGTCCTACTACTGCTGCTGACCCTACCCTTTTTCCTTCCTATGGTTGGGGAGGGTCTCTTCATCGTAGGAGTTGTTCAGTCAATGATGCTTGTTTGGGCACTGAGGACCCTAATTCTGGGTTGGGATGGAAGCCTTGTCTTTACTTTGCTAGAGGGTACTGTAAAAATGGGACTAGTTGCAGGTTCCTTCATGGTGGACTTGGAGATGCTGATGCTGCAATGGTTGGCTCTCCTAGCAAGATTGAGATGATGGAGCAGTGCCATGAGCTCTTAAGATCCAAATCTGGTCAGCAACAAAGATTGGCTGCTGCTTCTCAGCTCATGGCCTCTTCCACTTTTCCATACTCCCCTAAGTGCATGAATTTCCTGTTGCAGCAGCAACAAAATGATACCCAAAG AGCGGCAGCTGCAGCTCTGATGATGAGTGAGGATTTGCATAAATTTGGACGATCCAGGCttgaaagaaatgatttttctttgaacAGTCCTGGCATGGTAAACCCAGCTTCCAGGCAGATCTACTTGACTTTCCCAGCAGATAGCACTTTCAGGGAGGAAGATGTTTCAAATTACTTCAG CATATATGGTCCAGTCCAAGACGTGAGGATCCCATACCAGCAGAAGCGAATGTTTGGTTTTGTTACCTTTGTTTATCCAGAGACCGTGAAGCTTATTCTATCTAAAGGAAACCCTCATTTTGTGTGTGATGCACGAGTGCTTGTTAAGCCTTACAAGGAGAAGGGCAAAGTCCCAGACAA GAAGCTGCAGCAGCAGCAGGTAGATAGAGGAGATTTTTCACCATGTGGTACTCCTACTGGATTAGATGCTAGAGACCAATTTGATCTTCAACTTG GAGGCAGAATGTTCTACAATACTCAAGACATGCTGTGGAGGAGGAAGCTGGAGGAGCAAGCTGATTTGCAGCAAGCTCTTGAGCTACAAAGTAGGAGGCTAATGGGTCTACAACTTCTTGACATCAAGAAGCATCACCAGCGTGCACTTTCCGCCGGAAGCCCAATTCCTTCCCCCACCCATTCTCCTAACATGTTCAACCAAAATCTTGTTCCTTCTTTTCACATCACTTCAGAGGCCCCAAAGG AGAGTGGTTCAAGTTCTGCTCCAGCTAGTATTGCATCAGTTTCTGTTGGTCAACAGCAGGTCAACATTTCTGTTGGCAAGGAAGTGGATGTCAATGGTGAGAATGGGTATGATGAAGGCAATGGCAAGCAGAGCTCTAGTCATGAAGATCGTGATTTGCAAGAATG TTTGGAGCATAATCTCCCTGATAGCCCTTTTGCTTCCCCAACAAAAGCTGATGGAGACTTCATGGTTGCCTTCTCCAATGGATCTAATGAGGCCATTGATGCAGATGGCTTAGCTGCATCTGCCAACTCCAAATTTGGGACTAGCACATTACTTCCTGCAGCGTCTGCTCTTGACAtgggaactttcaaatcctttaatTGCCAAATACCAAG GTTCTCTTCTGGCCATGGAACTATTGGTATGTTCGCAGGCACCGGTGGACCGATTGGCATTTAG
- the LOC114380175 gene encoding putative calcium-transporting ATPase 11, plasma membrane-type, protein MEKYLRENFSVQPKNPSEDALLRWRSAVSVVKNPRRRFRMVANLAQRADAEQKRKKLQEKIRVALYVQKAALQFINAGNRGGGSMLSKEIQEAGFGIEPDELASIVRSHDTKCLEHHEGVEGLARAVRVSLQQGVNTLDVQHRQNVYGFNRHAENPPRSFWMFVWDAMQDLTLIILMVCSFVSVGVGILTEGWPKGMYDGVGIILCILLVVFVTSICDYKQSLQFKDLDKEKKNVSIQVTRDSKRQKVSIHDLVVGDIVHLSIGDIVPADGLFTSGFGLLIDESSLSGESEAVNVDQEKPFLLSGTMVQDGSAKMLVTSVGVRTEWGRLMDTLNEGGDDETPLQVKLNGVATIIGKIGLCFAIVTFMVLTGRFLCGKIAHHEITKWSLNDASSLLNFFATAVIIIVVAVPEGLPLAVTLSLAFAMKKLMNDKALVRHLSACETMGSASCICTDKTGTLTTNHMVVDKIWICQQTKAIKIGNSENVLKSSISEHISDLLLQSIFQNTGSEIVKGQDGRNKIMGTPTESALLEFGLLLGGDSKFYNDKYKIVKVEPFNSIRKKMSVLVALPDGTNKYRAFCKGASEIVVKMCEKVVNADGKVVQLNEQQRNSVTEVINGFASQALRTLCIAFKDIEGSSGSDSIPEDKYTLIAIIGIKDPVRPGVKEAVKTCLEAGIVVRMVTGDNINTAKAIARECGILTDGIAIEGPDFRNKSPQELMNIIPKIQVMARSLPLDKHTLVKHLRDDFYEVVAVTGDGTNDAPALHEADIGLAMGIAGTEVAKENADVIVMDDNFATIVNVTRWGRAVYINIQKFVQFQLTVNVVALMLNFVSACVSGSAPLTAVQMLWVNMIMDTLGALALATEPPHDGLMKMPPVGRNAKIITRVMWRNIIGQSIYQIIVLLVLKFRGKKILKLNGPDDATLLLNTVIFNTFVFCQVFNEINSRDMEKINVLQGMLSSWVFLMVMAATIGFQAIIVQYLGAFAQTVPLSQELWLTSVMIGAVSIVVGVVLKCIPVPSSNYVATHHDGYEQLPSGPELA, encoded by the exons GAAAAGATACGGGTGGCTCTCTATGTGCAAAAAGCAGCGTTGCAATTTATTAATG CTGGGAACCGTGGTGGTGGTTCCATGCTCTCCAAAGAGATTCAGGAAGCAGGCTTTGGAATTGAGCCTGACGAATTAGCCTCCATTGTTCGATCCCATGACACCAAATGTTTAGAACATCATGAAGGAGTTGAAGGACTAGCAAGAGCTGTTCGTGTGTCATTGCAACAGGGCGTTAACACACTAGATGTTCAGCACAGACAAAACGTCTATGGTTTTAACCGCCATGCCGAGAATCCCCCCAGAAGCTTTTGGATGTTCGTTTGGGATGCAATGCAGGACTTAACTCTAATCATCCTTATGGTATGTTCTTTTGTTTCAGTAGGTGTTGGAATCTTAACAGAAGGTTGGCCAAAAGGTATGTACGATGGAGTGGGAATCATACTATGTATCCTTTTAGTGGTCTTTGTCACTTCAATCTGTGACTATAAACAGTCTTTGCAATTTAAGGATTtggacaaagaaaagaaaaatgtgagCATTCAAGTTACAAGAGACAGCAAAAGACAAAAAGTTTCAATTCATGATCTAGTGGTAGGAGACATAGTCCATCTGTCAATAGGGGACATAGTTCCTGCAGATGGGTTATTCACATCAGGTTTCGGTTTATTAATAGATGAATCAAGTCTATCAGGTGAGAGTGAGGCTGTGAATGTTGATCAAGAGAAGCCTTTTCTTCTATCAGGGACGATGGTGCAAGATGGTTCTGCTAAGATGCTGGTGACATCCGTTGGTGTGAGGACTGAATGGGGAAGATTGATGGATACTCTGAACGAAGGGGGAGATGATGAGACACCACTTCAGGTCAAACTAAATGGGGTTGCCACCATTATTGGAAAGATAGGTTTGTGTTTTGCAATAGTCACATTCATGGTTCTCACGGGAAGGTTTCTCTGCGGGAAAATAGCTCACCATGAGATCACAAAATGGTCACTAAATGATGCATCTAGCCTTCTCAATTTCTTTGCCACTGCTGTCATTATAATAGTTGTGGCAGTTCCTGAGGGACTGCCTTTGGCAGTCACACTAAGCCTTGCATTTGCAATGAAGAAATTGATGAATGACAAGGCACTAGTAAGGCACCTCTCCGCATGCGAGACAATGGGTTCAGCTAGTTGCATTTGCACTGATAAAACCGGGACTTTGACTACAAACCACATGGTTGTGGACAAAATATGGATTTGCCAACAAACTAAGGCCATTAAAATCGGCAACAGTGAAAATGTGTTGAAGTCCTCAATTTCTGAGCATATATCTGATCTCCTTTTGCAATCCATATTCCAGAACACTGGCTCAGAGATAGTCAAAGGGCAAGATGGAAGGAACAAGATCATGGGTACTCCCACAGAGTCCGCATTGCTGGAGTTTGGCTTGCTTTTGGGAGGTGATTCCAAGTTTTATAACGACAAGTATAAAATAGTGAAGGTTGAGCCTTTCAATTCAATCAGGAAAAAGATGTCAGTGCTGGTGGCTCTTCCCGATGGCACCAACAAGTATCGAGCATTCTGCAAAGGAGCATCAGAAATAGTTGTCAAAATGTGTGAAAAAGTTGTTAATGCAGACGGCAAAGTCGTCCAATTGAACGAACAACAAAGGAATAGCGTCACAGAAGTTATCAATGGTTTTGCTTCTCAGGCTCTGAGAACGCTCTGCATTGCCTTCAAGGATATTGAAGGATCTTCTGGAAGTGATAGTATTCCTGAGGATAAGTACACGTTGATAGCTATTATTGGGATCAAGGATCCAGTGAGGCCTGGAGTCAAAGAAGCTGTTAAGACTTGTTTAGAAGCTGGCATTGTCGTTCGAATGGTGACTGGCGACAACATAAATACTGCTAAAGCAATAGCTAGAGAATGCGGCATATTGACAGATGGAATAGCAATAGAAGGACCAGATTTCAGGAACAAGAGCCCTCAAGAACTGATGAACATAATACCAAAAATACAG GTAATGGCCCGATCGTTGCCTCTTGACAAGCACACCTTAGTGAAACATTTGAGGGATGATTTTTATGAGGTTGTGGCAGTAACTGGTGATGGGACCAATGATGCTCCAGCGTTGCATGAGGCTGATATTGGACTTGCTATGGGTATTGCAGGGACAgag GTAGCCAAAGAGAACGCGGATGTGATTGTAATGGATGATAACTTCGCAACCATAGTGAATGTTACCAGATGGGGCCGTGCTGTTTATATTAATATACAAAAGTTTGTCCAGTTTCAGTTAACAGTTAATGTTGTGGCTCTCATGCTGAATTTTGTTTCGGCATGCGTGTCAG GTTCTGCTCCTCTTACTGCTGTTCAAATGCTTTGGGTAAACATGATCATGGACACCCTGGGCGCATTGGCACTGGCTACAGAACCTCCTCATGATGGGCTTATGAAGATGCCACCAGTTGGAAGGAACGCCAAAATCATCACCAGGGTCATGTGGAGGAACATAATTGGTCAGAGCATCTATCAAATTATTGTCCTTTTGGTTCTCAAATTTCGTGGCAAAAAGATTCTCAAGCTCAATGGACCTGATGATGCTACCTTACTTCTCAATACCGTCATATTCAACACCTTTGTATTTTGCCAG GTATTCAACGAGATAAACAGCCGTGACATGGAGAAGATAAATGTTTTGCAAGGCATGTTGAGCAGCTGGGTTTTTCTGATGGTCATGGCCGCAACTATAGGGTTTCAAGCCATAATAGTTCAATATCTTGGTGCTTTTGCTCAAACAGTGCCACTGAGCCAGGAGTTGTGGTTAACAAGCGTGATGATTGGTGCAGTAAGCATAGTTGTAGGTGTTGTCCTAAAGTGCATTCCTGTTCCATCCAGTAACTACGTTGCCACGCACCATGATGGCTACGAGCAGCTTCCAAGTGGACCAGAGCTGGCATGA